AGCACATGGCACTACAGTCCTTGTGCCGCCTGGTGCCAGTACGGCCTCTGCCACCACTACAGTCACCGTCCTGCAGGGAGAAATATTCCAGGGCTCCCCGGTACAGACAGTGTGCCCACATTGCCAGCAGCCCATCATCACTAAGATCACCCATGAGATCGGGCTGATGAACTttctgctgtgctgcttctgctgctTTGTAgggtgagtgtgactgtgatgGTCGGAAGGGGTAACGGGGTCTAGGAAGTGTCATGTGACACCGGAATTAATTCATATAGAcaggtcaggagtctgggaaagctgggtggtgggTACCTACAAACAGTgctggagtctgggaaagctgggttcggACATGTGAACGGTTAGGTTGTGCGTACCTATCGGATGTGAAAGAGTCTGAGAAACCTGAGTTAGTAGATGGTTAGCCCTGGCGTTAGTCGATACTTAATTTAAAAGGATTCTTCATACATTTCCATTggcaaaaatctgattaataaagcAAACCTATGTGATGTGAGACAGACTGGTTgttagggagtagagatgagcgagtactgttcggatcagccgatccaaacagcacgctcgcatagaaatgaatggacgtagccggcacgcggggggttaagcggccggctgccgtcaaagcggaagtaccaggtgcatccattcatttctatggagcgtgctgttcggatcggctgatccgaacagtactcgctgatctctactaGGGAGGTCCTGTCTAGTAACATTATACAAGATTTTGGTTGTTCCGGTCTGGATGGCTAGGTTGTGGGAGTATGGGAAGGCTGGGCTGTGGTGTTTCGGTTTGTCGCGGGGTGACTGAAGGTGGGTATTTGCGTTCTCTCCAGTAGGTGATTCTTTACTAGTTTCATCCATTATTCTTCTCCTTTAAGGTGTGACCTGGGCTGTTGTCTCATCCCCTGTATGATCAACGACCTCAAAGACGTGACCCACACCTGCCCCAACTGCAAGGCCTACATCTACACCTACCGGAGGATGGGTTAATGAAGACCCCCGGTGCCAGTT
This region of Leptodactylus fuscus isolate aLepFus1 chromosome 8, aLepFus1.hap2, whole genome shotgun sequence genomic DNA includes:
- the CDIP1 gene encoding cell death-inducing p53-target protein 1, whose translation is MASDPPPPYPGGPTAPLLEDKHGSPSNEDTRQPPGAYPPSMPFVPPDSGPPPYDANPGYIPPNPGYYPPPGPYAPMGYYPPSSTQYPQQFPSPGAHGTTVLVPPGASTASATTTVTVLQGEIFQGSPVQTVCPHCQQPIITKITHEIGLMNFLLCCFCCFVGCDLGCCLIPCMINDLKDVTHTCPNCKAYIYTYRRMG